The following proteins are encoded in a genomic region of Methanoculleus bourgensis MS2:
- a CDS encoding peptidase M50: MLEKIPPRERRDLLIAWLAISLAFTLIFIRGGVDIIGLIFFFVLSLLTVGVAFVLHELAHKFAAMRYGYWAEFQKDNQMLLVAVVMAALAGIVFAAPGATYIYGNVNRTENGLISAAGPITNLILCIPFAVLMLFGGGLIGIVGLVGLRVNAMIATFNMLPVGVLDGRKVLSWNPAAFAMLMAASLGVLIWSLF; encoded by the coding sequence ATGCTGGAAAAAATACCGCCACGCGAGCGCCGGGATCTCCTGATCGCGTGGCTTGCCATCTCACTCGCCTTCACCCTGATCTTCATCCGGGGTGGGGTGGACATCATCGGGCTCATCTTCTTCTTCGTGCTCTCTCTCCTCACGGTAGGGGTCGCCTTCGTCCTCCACGAGCTCGCGCACAAGTTTGCCGCGATGCGCTACGGTTACTGGGCTGAATTCCAGAAAGATAACCAGATGCTCCTCGTCGCCGTGGTGATGGCGGCGCTTGCGGGGATCGTCTTTGCGGCCCCGGGAGCGACCTACATCTACGGAAACGTGAATAGGACTGAGAATGGGCTGATATCGGCGGCAGGACCGATCACGAACCTCATCCTCTGCATACCGTTCGCGGTCCTCATGCTCTTCGGCGGCGGCCTCATCGGCATCGTGGGCCTCGTCGGGCTCCGGGTCAACGCCATGATTGCCACCTTCAACATGCTCCCGGTCGGCGTTCTCGACGGCCGCAAGGTCCTCTCCTGGAACCCGGCCGCGTTTGCAATGCTCATGGCCGCCTCTCTCGGGGTCCTTATCTGGTCGCTCTTCTGA
- the argB gene encoding acetylglutamate kinase, translating into MKREDVLMEALPYIQKFYGKTIVIKLGGHAMVDQSILETVIRDAVLLRYVGMKVVLVHGGGPEITAKMRAMGKEPKFVGGLRITDPETLEIAQMVLVGKINDGIVSLIANCGTRAVGISGNDANLLIARKMEPQRVMVGDVVQEVDLGRVGEIEEVDPEVLHCLLAQGYIPVVAPMALDRQGGSLNINADTAAAEIAIALRAFKLINLTDVDGVMNADRTRVYHRLTLPEAEAMISDGTIAGGMIPKLEGCMKAVRNGVTSAHVVNGNREHNLLLELFTDEGVGTMITL; encoded by the coding sequence ATGAAACGAGAAGACGTGTTGATGGAGGCACTCCCCTATATCCAGAAGTTTTACGGGAAGACGATCGTGATCAAACTCGGCGGCCACGCGATGGTCGACCAGAGCATCCTTGAGACAGTGATCAGGGATGCCGTCCTCCTCCGCTATGTGGGGATGAAGGTTGTCCTGGTCCACGGCGGAGGACCCGAGATCACCGCAAAGATGCGGGCGATGGGCAAGGAACCGAAGTTCGTCGGCGGGCTTCGGATCACTGACCCCGAGACCCTCGAGATCGCACAGATGGTCCTCGTCGGCAAGATCAACGACGGGATCGTCTCCCTCATCGCGAACTGCGGCACCCGGGCGGTCGGGATCTCCGGGAACGACGCAAACCTCCTCATCGCCCGGAAGATGGAGCCCCAGCGGGTGATGGTGGGGGATGTTGTCCAGGAGGTGGACCTCGGCAGGGTCGGCGAGATCGAGGAGGTCGACCCCGAGGTGCTCCACTGCCTCCTCGCCCAGGGCTACATCCCGGTGGTGGCGCCGATGGCCCTCGACCGGCAGGGCGGGAGCCTGAACATCAACGCCGATACCGCGGCCGCCGAGATCGCGATCGCTCTTCGGGCATTCAAGTTGATCAACCTCACCGACGTCGATGGGGTGATGAACGCCGACCGAACCCGGGTCTACCACCGCTTGACGCTCCCCGAGGCTGAGGCGATGATCAGCGACGGGACGATCGCCGGCGGGATGATCCCGAAACTCGAGGGCTGTATGAAGGCGGTCAGGAACGGCGTTACGAGCGCTCACGTCGTGAACGGCAACCGGGAGCACAACCTGCTCCTCGAGCTCTTCACCGACGAGGGCGTCGGGACGATGATCACACTCTAA
- a CDS encoding flavodoxin family protein: MTIDVLAFATSPRRHGNSETLLDRVLAAMEREGAAVEKIIVPEADIRPCRGCNACEKLNRCVQRDYMDYLHDRIVAADCIVLASPIYCMGLAAQAKVLVDRTQVFRSRKYVLGLPVVPPERKGKRVGIFLSTAGQTWENVFDAAIPSVKCFFNVIDVRNRDIRYLMVNGVDEKGAIDRHPTAMHDAETLAGEVIAHLREVGVA; the protein is encoded by the coding sequence ATGACCATTGACGTCCTCGCGTTTGCGACCTCGCCCCGTCGCCACGGCAACTCCGAGACCCTGCTCGACCGGGTGCTCGCGGCGATGGAGAGGGAGGGAGCAGCGGTCGAGAAGATCATCGTCCCGGAAGCAGATATCAGACCCTGCCGGGGGTGCAACGCCTGTGAGAAGCTCAACCGGTGCGTCCAGCGGGATTATATGGACTACCTCCACGACCGGATCGTAGCGGCCGACTGCATCGTCCTCGCGTCCCCCATCTACTGCATGGGGCTTGCGGCGCAGGCGAAGGTGCTGGTCGACCGGACGCAGGTCTTCCGCTCCCGGAAGTACGTCCTCGGCCTCCCGGTCGTCCCGCCGGAGCGCAAAGGGAAGCGGGTCGGGATCTTCCTCTCGACCGCCGGGCAGACCTGGGAGAACGTCTTTGACGCGGCGATCCCGTCGGTGAAGTGCTTCTTCAACGTCATCGACGTCAGAAATAGAGATATCAGGTACCTGATGGTGAACGGCGTCGATGAGAAGGGCGCGATCGACCGCCACCCCACCGCCATGCACGATGCAGAAACCCTGGCAGGAGAGGTCATCGCACACCTGCGGGAGGTCGGCGTGGCATGA
- a CDS encoding ADP-ribosylglycohydrolase family protein: protein MLDQFKGCLLGAAMGDALGMARESTPPDFQRLHEGYRRAWRGHPNAGLKPGRFTDDTQMMLLVAGMLVGGTYSEQGYAAALARMYMNEELRFPDAAVDAACRRLLLSGEQLGGVASNTAGCISISIPFALAYSDPVDVTERVVQACSVTHTHPAAHAGAVTVAMLVHYAVRGRPDALSLAEKHAGLEDITLGNKIRAAVRLANEGISLESALSVIGNDVTVYQTVPLAFFLIHRIRDVSVLLNTAAHVGGNTDTIAFICGAYAGATYGKSALPRDLLEGLEGRDAIESMAARLYERYITKP, encoded by the coding sequence ATGCTCGATCAGTTCAAGGGCTGTCTTCTCGGGGCCGCAATGGGCGATGCGCTCGGCATGGCGCGGGAGAGCACCCCTCCCGACTTCCAGCGCCTCCATGAGGGATACCGCCGGGCCTGGCGCGGCCACCCGAACGCGGGGTTGAAGCCCGGGCGGTTCACCGACGACACCCAGATGATGCTCCTCGTCGCCGGGATGCTCGTCGGCGGCACCTACTCTGAGCAGGGGTACGCGGCCGCCCTTGCCCGGATGTACATGAACGAGGAGCTCCGGTTCCCCGACGCCGCCGTGGACGCCGCGTGCCGGCGCCTCCTCCTCTCCGGCGAGCAGTTGGGCGGCGTCGCTTCCAACACCGCCGGCTGCATCAGCATCTCCATCCCGTTCGCGCTCGCCTACAGCGACCCGGTCGATGTGACCGAACGGGTGGTCCAGGCCTGCAGCGTCACCCATACTCACCCGGCGGCGCACGCCGGCGCGGTCACCGTCGCGATGCTCGTCCACTACGCCGTCCGCGGCCGCCCCGACGCGCTCTCCCTCGCCGAGAAGCATGCGGGCCTCGAGGACATCACCCTCGGCAACAAGATCCGCGCCGCCGTCCGCCTTGCAAACGAGGGGATCAGCCTTGAGAGCGCGCTATCGGTGATCGGGAACGACGTGACCGTCTACCAGACCGTCCCGCTCGCATTCTTCCTTATCCACCGCATCAGGGATGTCTCAGTGCTCCTCAACACCGCCGCCCATGTCGGGGGGAACACCGACACCATCGCGTTCATCTGCGGCGCCTACGCGGGCGCGACCTACGGAAAATCCGCGCTGCCCCGTGACCTCCTCGAAGGTCTTGAGGGTCGGGATGCGATCGAATCGATGGCTGCCCGGCTCTACGAACGATACATCACAAAGCCTTAA
- a CDS encoding sensor histidine kinase — MTPIRPPGTIYEAPPEYRILDGVDDWCLLVGEDHKIVWANPAFRRVLGVPEGDLWQAIHALGGDGDLAGRILAALKDEGEAPEFECRIRDLEGGERRCLCSGRKAPSDEGWLLWFREFPDAGDYEKIVEYTGTATILIEDGGTISVANTEFERLSGYPRREIVGVKRLTDFVPRAEELRRITGYHTLRRSDPLAAPKNYSFSFADRSGNIHTVEATIGMIPGTNRSVMSLLDVTGRRRAEQALQESEERLNLALMAANDGLVDWDLGTGTIFYSPRCFTMLGYEPGEFVPTVSSLLSLVHPEDRDRVEAALNDMVAEGRDRFEMEFRARSASGRWIYVLDRLQVVSRDADGMPLRIVGTHSDITERKAAERELLIREMAMESSLSAIAIADLDGYLTYANQALLEMGGLTDPGKILGRHLAEFWADPGKVGEVLRMLAERGKCSEELTGRRADGTEFTAHVTLNFVTERSGDPVCIMATAVDVTEQRRMEEALRESEKRYRALAESAPDIIFLVDMEGNALYVNSAGGRLLDREPGALQGMNVREMFPPRIAERWVAMLRKAAEPAAGSLTEETLLLGDDGGTWLETRLIPMTESDGTVRNLLGISRDVTRRKRVEEQLQFQALVLGQVDDAVIAVDADGRITYMNRAAERLYGVSSSEALGRLNTDFFTYEWLRPDDEEEAQTALQDPGIWRGVTIHRKRDGEALFVDATLSALEDDRGNATGMLCSLRDITEQKRADLELRIKDMAIASSLGAVALADLEGRIIYVNRASLAVHGWEREEEVIGKPFSMIWADREEGERTRVEALRNGAWLGEIEAQRCDGTTFPMQLALSVVTDESGRPLCLMGSGIDIGQRKLAEQDLRIRDMAIASSLNAFTISDLDGRLTYVNQAFLSMWGYTSAAEVLGRSITEFWQDEEDATDALRALLVSGRYVGERIGRRRDGTAFYVTYSGNLVTNDAGAPICLMASIADITDLKRAEAEIQAHNRKLSVLNQIIGVSTSATDIEEALEDVLAATIALLDLRGGGIYLVEPGRQSARLVCVRGMPDDFIPPPGVPDIAVPPYADVFVAGEPLFVDDPGERDIPPYASIPIVAPGRVVGSLNVVPHDRKQFTDVERSLLVAIGREIGSSIERTMLIRQLERAKREANLYLDILSHDIRNAENVSSLYTDLLINMLEGEARGYAQRLRSSIRKSIEILRNVSTIRRIHHESTILVPVDLDQVIQDEIEIFSEVTFQYDRRDLVIMADQLLPEVFTNLIGNAIKFGGPAVEVTIRVEESGDDVLVSIEDTGPGVPDEMKEAVFMRFGQSRNQKSGQGLGLYITRMLITRYGGRIWVDDRVPGHPECGAAFRFTLKRTT, encoded by the coding sequence GTGACTCCCATCAGGCCCCCGGGAACCATTTATGAAGCGCCGCCGGAGTACCGGATACTCGACGGTGTCGATGACTGGTGTCTCCTGGTCGGTGAGGATCACAAAATAGTCTGGGCAAACCCGGCCTTCCGCCGGGTGCTTGGGGTGCCGGAGGGCGATCTTTGGCAGGCCATCCACGCGCTCGGGGGGGACGGGGATCTTGCCGGGAGAATCCTTGCGGCACTCAAGGATGAAGGTGAGGCCCCCGAGTTTGAGTGCCGGATCCGGGATCTGGAAGGGGGAGAGCGACGGTGTCTCTGTTCGGGCCGGAAGGCGCCGTCCGACGAGGGCTGGTTACTGTGGTTCCGGGAATTCCCGGACGCCGGGGACTACGAGAAGATCGTCGAGTACACCGGGACGGCGACGATCCTCATCGAGGACGGCGGTACCATCTCAGTCGCGAACACCGAGTTCGAGCGGCTCTCCGGGTACCCGCGCCGGGAGATCGTCGGGGTCAAACGGCTGACCGATTTTGTTCCCCGGGCCGAAGAACTCCGACGGATTACCGGCTACCACACCCTTCGGCGGAGCGATCCTTTGGCCGCACCGAAGAACTACTCCTTCTCGTTTGCCGACCGGTCCGGGAACATCCATACCGTCGAGGCCACCATCGGCATGATCCCGGGGACGAACCGGTCGGTGATGTCGCTCCTCGACGTGACCGGACGGAGGCGTGCCGAGCAGGCGTTGCAGGAGAGTGAGGAGCGGCTGAACCTTGCGCTCATGGCTGCAAACGACGGGCTGGTCGACTGGGACCTCGGCACCGGGACGATCTTTTACAGCCCGCGGTGCTTCACGATGCTCGGCTACGAACCGGGGGAGTTCGTGCCCACGGTCTCCTCGCTCCTCTCGCTCGTCCACCCTGAAGACCGCGACCGGGTGGAGGCGGCGCTCAACGATATGGTCGCCGAAGGACGCGATCGTTTCGAGATGGAGTTCCGGGCGCGGTCAGCATCCGGGAGATGGATCTACGTGCTGGACCGGCTCCAGGTGGTCAGCCGGGATGCGGACGGGATGCCGCTCCGGATCGTGGGAACGCACTCTGATATCACAGAGAGGAAAGCGGCCGAGAGAGAACTCCTGATCCGTGAGATGGCGATGGAGTCGTCGCTCTCCGCAATCGCCATCGCCGACCTCGACGGATACCTGACCTACGCCAACCAGGCGTTGCTCGAGATGGGCGGGCTCACCGACCCCGGCAAGATCCTCGGGCGGCACCTTGCGGAGTTCTGGGCAGACCCCGGGAAGGTCGGGGAGGTTCTCCGGATGCTTGCTGAGCGGGGTAAGTGCAGCGAAGAACTGACCGGCAGGCGGGCCGACGGGACTGAGTTTACCGCCCACGTGACCTTAAACTTCGTCACTGAGAGGTCCGGGGATCCAGTCTGCATCATGGCCACCGCGGTCGATGTCACCGAGCAGAGGCGCATGGAAGAGGCGCTCCGGGAGAGCGAGAAGCGCTACCGGGCGCTTGCGGAGTCGGCGCCGGATATCATCTTTCTGGTCGACATGGAAGGGAATGCCCTCTACGTGAACAGTGCCGGCGGCCGCCTGCTTGATAGAGAGCCCGGGGCGCTGCAGGGGATGAACGTCAGGGAGATGTTTCCGCCCCGGATTGCAGAGAGGTGGGTTGCGATGCTCCGGAAGGCGGCGGAGCCAGCCGCGGGATCCCTCACCGAGGAGACCCTGCTGCTTGGGGACGATGGCGGCACCTGGCTTGAGACACGCCTCATCCCGATGACGGAAAGCGACGGCACCGTCCGCAACCTGCTCGGGATCAGCCGGGACGTCACCAGGCGGAAACGGGTGGAAGAACAGCTCCAGTTCCAGGCCCTGGTGCTCGGGCAGGTGGATGACGCCGTGATCGCGGTCGACGCGGATGGGCGGATCACCTACATGAACCGGGCCGCAGAGCGGCTCTACGGCGTCTCTTCGAGTGAGGCTCTCGGCAGGCTCAACACGGACTTCTTCACCTACGAATGGCTCCGCCCGGACGACGAAGAGGAGGCCCAAACCGCCCTCCAGGATCCAGGAATCTGGCGCGGCGTCACCATCCACCGGAAACGGGACGGGGAAGCCCTATTCGTCGATGCGACCCTCAGCGCCCTGGAAGACGACCGCGGAAACGCCACCGGAATGCTCTGCTCCCTCCGGGACATCACCGAGCAGAAGCGTGCCGACCTCGAACTCCGGATCAAGGACATGGCGATAGCGTCGTCACTTGGTGCCGTCGCCCTCGCCGACCTCGAGGGGAGGATCATCTACGTCAACCGTGCCTCCCTCGCCGTGCATGGATGGGAGCGAGAGGAAGAGGTCATCGGGAAGCCGTTCTCGATGATCTGGGCCGACCGGGAGGAGGGGGAGCGGACCAGGGTAGAGGCCCTCCGGAACGGCGCCTGGCTCGGGGAGATAGAGGCGCAACGGTGTGACGGGACGACCTTTCCCATGCAACTTGCTCTCTCCGTCGTCACCGACGAGTCAGGCAGGCCGCTCTGCCTGATGGGATCCGGGATCGATATCGGCCAGCGGAAACTGGCCGAGCAGGATCTCCGGATCCGTGATATGGCGATAGCATCCTCGCTCAATGCGTTCACGATCTCTGATCTCGACGGCCGCCTGACCTACGTCAACCAGGCGTTTCTCTCCATGTGGGGCTATACCTCCGCCGCCGAGGTGCTCGGGCGATCGATTACTGAGTTCTGGCAGGACGAAGAGGATGCTACAGATGCTCTCCGGGCACTCCTTGTTTCCGGAAGGTATGTCGGCGAGCGGATCGGAAGACGCCGGGACGGGACGGCGTTCTATGTCACGTACTCCGGGAACCTGGTCACGAACGACGCCGGGGCCCCGATCTGCCTCATGGCCTCGATCGCAGATATCACCGACCTGAAACGGGCCGAGGCGGAGATCCAGGCCCATAACCGGAAACTCTCGGTCTTAAACCAGATCATCGGCGTATCGACATCCGCGACCGACATCGAGGAGGCGCTGGAGGACGTGCTCGCGGCAACCATCGCCCTCCTCGATCTCCGGGGCGGCGGGATCTACCTGGTCGAACCAGGCCGGCAGAGCGCCCGGCTCGTCTGCGTCCGGGGCATGCCGGATGACTTCATCCCACCGCCTGGCGTCCCCGACATCGCCGTACCGCCGTACGCGGATGTATTCGTGGCGGGAGAGCCCCTCTTCGTCGACGACCCTGGGGAGCGCGACATACCCCCGTATGCCAGCATCCCGATCGTGGCGCCCGGAAGGGTCGTCGGGTCCCTGAACGTGGTGCCTCACGACCGCAAACAGTTCACCGACGTCGAACGCTCCCTCCTGGTGGCCATCGGAAGGGAGATCGGGAGTTCCATCGAGCGCACCATGCTGATCCGGCAACTGGAGAGGGCCAAGCGGGAGGCGAACCTCTACCTCGATATCCTCAGCCACGATATCAGGAACGCTGAGAACGTCTCGAGCCTCTACACCGATCTCCTCATCAATATGCTCGAGGGGGAAGCGAGGGGTTACGCACAGAGGCTCCGGAGCAGCATCAGGAAGAGCATCGAGATCTTACGGAACGTCTCGACCATCCGCCGGATCCACCACGAGTCGACCATACTCGTGCCGGTCGATCTTGACCAGGTTATCCAGGACGAGATCGAGATCTTCTCCGAGGTCACCTTCCAATACGACCGCAGAGATCTCGTGATCATGGCCGACCAGCTCCTCCCGGAGGTCTTCACGAACCTGATCGGGAACGCCATCAAGTTCGGGGGACCGGCGGTCGAGGTCACCATCAGGGTGGAGGAGAGCGGCGATGACGTCCTGGTCTCGATCGAGGACACCGGGCCGGGGGTCCCTGACGAGATGAAAGAAGCCGTATTCATGCGGTTTGGGCAGAGCAGGAACCAGAAGAGTGGCCAGGGCCTCGGGCTCTACATCACCCGGATGCTTATTACGCGCTACGGCGGCCGGATCTGGGTCGACGACCGGGTGCCGGGACACCCGGAATGCGGCGCGGCGTTTCGGTTCACGCTGAAGCGAACGACATAA
- a CDS encoding flavodoxin family protein, with amino-acid sequence MTVPLRVLGISGSPRRHGNTETLLDAVLEGAREAGAEVEKIVLRSLDYASCRGCNACHRTGVCVIQDDLTPVFEKIAAADVLAVASPIYSMGITAELKGLIDRAQYIWARKFIMKTLYFTAEHTRHHKGIFISTAGLGWENVFDAAFPAITAFFNTTGFEYWDNVIANDLDRYGGIAGHPSALAEGWEKGREVVGLLRKLQAPEDAEA; translated from the coding sequence ATGACCGTACCCTTAAGAGTCCTCGGGATATCGGGGAGCCCCCGGCGGCACGGGAACACCGAGACCCTGCTTGACGCCGTGCTTGAGGGTGCCCGGGAGGCGGGGGCGGAGGTCGAGAAGATCGTCCTTCGGTCGCTTGACTACGCCTCGTGCCGGGGGTGCAACGCCTGCCACCGGACCGGGGTCTGCGTCATCCAGGACGACCTCACCCCGGTCTTTGAGAAGATCGCCGCCGCCGATGTCCTCGCTGTCGCGTCCCCCATCTACTCGATGGGGATCACGGCGGAACTCAAGGGACTGATCGACCGGGCCCAGTACATCTGGGCGCGCAAGTTCATCATGAAGACCCTCTACTTCACCGCCGAACACACCCGGCATCATAAGGGGATCTTCATATCGACCGCCGGGCTTGGGTGGGAGAACGTCTTTGACGCGGCATTCCCTGCAATCACCGCCTTCTTCAACACCACCGGGTTTGAGTACTGGGATAACGTCATCGCAAACGACCTGGACCGCTACGGCGGGATTGCAGGGCACCCCTCCGCACTCGCGGAAGGGTGGGAGAAGGGGCGGGAAGTGGTCGGCCTCCTCCGGAAGCTGCAGGCGCCAGAAGACGCGGAGGCCTGA
- a CDS encoding CBS domain-containing protein: MAVLIKDIMTPDPVTVRVDSPVREAAGLLRKYHIGGLPVMDGDRVAGIVTETDIISLLDVGDLSSDLWLPSPLEVIEVPIREFINWEKTKRALTDISDMEVRRVMSSPVVTIDEESDIVDAASLMLRERIARLPVLRDGKLVGIVTRADIVRGIGAPAGEEEEA; encoded by the coding sequence ATGGCGGTGCTGATCAAGGATATCATGACCCCGGACCCGGTGACCGTCCGGGTCGACTCACCGGTCCGCGAGGCGGCAGGGCTGCTCCGGAAGTACCATATCGGCGGGCTCCCCGTCATGGATGGCGACCGGGTGGCGGGAATCGTCACCGAGACCGATATCATATCGCTCCTTGATGTCGGCGATCTCTCAAGCGACCTCTGGCTTCCGTCGCCGCTTGAGGTGATCGAGGTCCCTATCAGGGAGTTCATCAACTGGGAGAAGACAAAACGGGCGCTCACCGATATCAGCGATATGGAGGTGCGGCGGGTGATGAGCAGCCCGGTCGTCACGATCGACGAAGAGTCTGATATCGTCGATGCGGCCTCCCTGATGCTCAGGGAGAGGATCGCACGCCTCCCGGTGCTCCGCGACGGAAAGCTGGTTGGGATCGTCACCCGGGCCGACATCGTCCGGGGCATCGGGGCGCCCGCCGGGGAGGAGGAAGAGGCATGA
- the argJ gene encoding bifunctional glutamate N-acetyltransferase/amino-acid acetyltransferase ArgJ, protein MKSICATKGVSAAGIKEGKFGLALIRASGTAAGVFTSNKMRAAPVEVMMDRMRRGRLDAVVVNSGCANAYTGKRGIRDAEEMCAIAAAPLGLEPESVGVASTGVIGRYLNLPLIRDQCERIAPLLARNDDAEDAAARAIMTTDTFPKHALVETGSFSVGGITKGSGMIAPNMGTMLAFIYTDAEVEAPVLHDILRQATRRSFNRVVVDGDTSTNDVALCTATGAAGKVNREELADAIEAVCRNLAVQIARDGEGATKLLEVTVRGAADEDEAAAVARTIVASPLVKTAIYGEDPNWGRVVAAAGRSGAEFDPYAVSLRVGGVPLVVRGEIVADLGAAKVAMHGDTVSFDLDLAAGDGKATAWGCDLTERYVEINGKYTT, encoded by the coding sequence ATGAAGAGCATCTGTGCGACAAAAGGCGTCAGCGCCGCCGGGATCAAGGAAGGAAAGTTCGGGCTTGCGCTGATCCGGGCGAGCGGGACCGCGGCCGGGGTCTTCACCTCGAACAAGATGCGAGCGGCCCCGGTCGAGGTGATGATGGACCGGATGCGTCGGGGCAGACTCGATGCCGTCGTCGTGAACAGCGGGTGCGCAAACGCCTACACCGGCAAGCGGGGAATCCGCGATGCGGAGGAGATGTGCGCTATCGCGGCCGCTCCGCTCGGGCTTGAGCCGGAGTCGGTCGGTGTTGCGAGCACCGGGGTGATCGGGCGCTACCTCAACCTCCCGCTCATTCGGGACCAGTGCGAGCGCATAGCCCCGCTCCTCGCCCGGAACGACGATGCCGAGGACGCAGCGGCCCGGGCGATCATGACCACCGACACCTTCCCGAAACACGCCCTTGTCGAGACCGGGTCGTTCTCTGTCGGCGGGATCACCAAGGGGAGCGGGATGATCGCCCCCAACATGGGGACGATGCTTGCGTTCATCTACACCGACGCTGAGGTTGAGGCCCCGGTCCTCCACGATATCCTCCGCCAGGCGACCCGGCGGTCCTTCAACCGGGTCGTGGTCGATGGGGACACGAGCACGAACGATGTGGCCCTCTGCACCGCGACTGGGGCTGCAGGAAAGGTGAACCGGGAGGAACTCGCAGACGCCATCGAGGCCGTCTGCCGCAACCTCGCGGTCCAGATCGCCCGCGACGGCGAAGGAGCGACGAAACTCCTCGAGGTCACGGTCCGCGGCGCCGCAGACGAGGACGAGGCCGCCGCCGTGGCGCGGACGATCGTCGCCTCCCCGCTCGTCAAGACCGCCATCTATGGCGAGGACCCGAACTGGGGCCGGGTGGTCGCGGCCGCCGGCCGGTCGGGCGCTGAGTTCGACCCCTACGCGGTCTCCCTCCGGGTCGGGGGGGTGCCCCTCGTCGTCCGCGGCGAGATCGTCGCCGATCTCGGAGCGGCGAAGGTCGCGATGCACGGTGATACCGTCTCCTTCGACCTCGACCTTGCGGCAGGCGATGGGAAGGCGACGGCGTGGGGATGTGACCTCACCGAGAGATACGTGGAGATCAACGGGAAGTATACGACATGA
- a CDS encoding chorismate mutase has translation MSLDAVRNGIQEIDEQIIDLVAERQRLAARIARLKQENGLPIRDDEQRKVVLDRVFTHAVESRIDPVAVRKIFEILIEMNEERQRECTGDGNLP, from the coding sequence ATGTCCCTTGATGCCGTCAGGAACGGAATCCAGGAGATCGATGAGCAAATCATCGATCTTGTTGCAGAACGGCAGAGACTGGCGGCGCGGATCGCCCGCCTCAAACAGGAGAACGGCCTACCTATCCGCGACGACGAGCAGCGGAAAGTGGTCCTCGACCGGGTCTTCACCCACGCCGTCGAGAGCCGGATCGACCCGGTCGCCGTCCGGAAGATCTTTGAGATCCTGATCGAGATGAACGAAGAGCGGCAGCGGGAGTGCACCGGGGACGGCAACCTGCCGTGA
- the argC gene encoding N-acetyl-gamma-glutamyl-phosphate reductase, translated as MEIAIIGASGYTGGELMRLLLNHSSADVVTATSRKLDGTPVASVHPHLRGLTDLVFRNIEAGDIDADFAFLAVPHTAAMKIAGTLAERGIKTVDLSADYRLAKDVYEKTYGVRHEAYFEAPYGLVELHRDEVRGASFVANPGCFPTGATLAAAPLAKFAHTIIYDSKTGVTGAGNTPSGTTHYPNVGDNFSAYKWTTHRHLAEMKQEAARLGSTARCYFTPHLLPVNRGILTTAHILLREPMEQDEVEALYRKFYEDEFFVRYQKPTLAAVRGTNFCDVAVESEGDRVVAISAIDNLVKGASGQAIQNMNLMCGFAEDDGLRFAGMLP; from the coding sequence ATGGAAATTGCGATTATCGGTGCATCCGGATACACCGGCGGCGAGTTAATGCGGCTCCTGCTGAACCACTCGTCCGCAGACGTCGTCACCGCGACATCCCGGAAGCTGGACGGCACCCCCGTCGCCTCGGTCCATCCCCACCTCCGGGGGTTGACCGATCTCGTCTTTCGGAACATCGAAGCCGGCGATATCGACGCCGACTTTGCCTTCCTCGCCGTACCGCACACCGCGGCGATGAAGATTGCCGGGACGCTTGCAGAGCGGGGGATTAAGACCGTCGACCTCTCTGCCGACTACCGGCTCGCAAAGGACGTCTACGAGAAGACCTACGGCGTGCGCCACGAGGCCTACTTCGAGGCCCCCTATGGTCTCGTCGAACTCCACCGGGACGAGGTCAGGGGGGCATCCTTCGTCGCGAACCCGGGCTGCTTCCCGACCGGGGCGACGCTCGCGGCGGCACCGCTGGCGAAGTTTGCCCACACGATCATCTACGACTCAAAGACCGGGGTCACCGGGGCAGGCAACACCCCGTCGGGAACCACCCACTACCCCAACGTCGGCGACAACTTCAGCGCCTACAAGTGGACGACCCACCGCCACCTTGCCGAGATGAAACAGGAGGCAGCCCGGCTCGGCTCAACCGCCCGGTGCTACTTCACGCCGCACCTCCTCCCGGTGAACCGGGGCATCCTCACGACGGCCCATATCCTCCTCCGCGAGCCGATGGAGCAGGACGAGGTCGAGGCGCTCTACCGGAAGTTCTACGAAGACGAGTTCTTCGTCCGCTACCAGAAACCGACCCTTGCCGCCGTGCGGGGAACGAACTTCTGCGACGTGGCCGTGGAGAGCGAAGGCGACCGCGTCGTCGCGATATCGGCGATCGACAACCTGGTCAAGGGCGCAAGCGGCCAGGCGATCCAGAACATGAACCTGATGTGCGGGTTTGCGGAAGACGACGGTCTCCGCTTCGCCGGCATGCTTCCATGA